The genomic stretch ATAGCAACTCTGTTACTATCGTTATCAAGTGTTACATCGTTAGGAACAAATGGTGCACCTGAAAGAAGTGCTTCTACTACCGGATGACGAGAGTCTTTCAAAATAATTTTACTTGATTGATTAACTTCCGGTCTGGTGTAGTTATTGTCACTTGCAACATTTGCAAGGCTTGTTAGTACATCAAGTGTTGCAATAGCCTTTGCAGTTTTTTCAATTCTATCAAGGTTATTTGCTACTACTTTTCTAATTTCATCAAAGATAGCATATTCCATACCGAATGAACGGTCTTTTGCACCTAAAATTCTTCCTTCCAGGTCTTTTAGCTCTTGGGTAATATATCGCTCACAGTTAGTTAAAGTCTGTTTACGGATATATTCTTCCGGTACTTTATCTTTATAGGAATTTGTTACTTCAATATAGTAACCAAATACTCTGTTGTAACCAACCTTTAGCTTAGGGATACCTGTCTTTTCTTTTTGTTCAAGCTCAATTTGAGCAAGTAAAGAAGTACTGTTGTTCATATCAGAACGGACTGCATCAAGTTCTTCATTATAGCCCTCTTTGATAAGTCCACCTTCTCTAACAGAAAATGGTGGTTCTTCTTCAATAGCAGTATCAATTAACTGATGAATATCCTCAAGTGGATCTATGTCTTCAGTTAGCTTTCTCATAAGACTTGAATCAAACTTACTGATTAAATTCTTTATCTGTGGTAAATTCTCAAATGCACCACACAGAGAACGAAGTTCCCTGGCGTTGGCATTGCCGTAAACTATCTTTGTCATTAATCTTTCAATATCAAAAATACCGATTAATGACTCAGTAATTTCCAGTCTTTGAACTGTATCATCAACTAAATCGGCAATAGCACTTTGACGGTTTAGAATTGTACCTATGTTAAGTAATGGGTGTTCAAGCCAATATCTAAGTAGTCTTTTACCCATTGCAGTTTTTGTTTTATCCAATAACCAAATAAGAGAACCTTTCTTCTCTTTATTCATCATAGTTCTGGTAAGTTCTAGATTTCTTCTGGTGTTATAGTCAAGATTCATATACTGATTTTCGTTATATACTTCAAAAGTATTGATTCTTTCGTAACCGGTAATTTGAGTAACCTTTAGATAACTTAACAAAGCACCTACAGAAGAAACCATTTCTTTTTTATCCTTAATACTGTTAACATCATTTTCTTTAAACTGATTTTTCATAGCATCAAGACAAATAGAATAGCCAAATTCATCATCAGTCAGCATTTCTACAGAGGCAGAAAGTTTTTCTTTGATGAAGTTTGGTAAGGTTTTGAAATTAACAATTTCTCCACCTATTAAAATTTCTCTTGGATTGTAACTGATTAATTGATCTTGTAGTTGGTCTTGCAAGTCTTCACCGGATATTTCTGTAATGAAAAGCTCACCTGTTGAAATATCACAAAAAGATAAACCAATCTTTTTATTTGCCATAAAAGCTGAAGAAATAAAGTTATTCTTACCCTCATCAAGCATACCGGACTCAATAACAGTACCCGGTGTAATAACTCTGATAATATCTCTCTTTACAAGTCCTTTAGCTTTTGCAGGGTCTTCTGTTTGTTCACATATTGCTACCTTGTAGCCTTTTTGAACAAGTCTTGCAATATAGCTTTCACAACTATGAAACGGAACACCACACATAGGAGCTCTTTCTTTTTGACCACAATCCCTGCCAGTGAGAGTTAAATCCAGTTCACGAGAAGCAAGTTTTGCATCATCAAAAAACATCTCATAAAAGTCACCTAGTCTAAAGAACAGAATACTGTCTTTATTCTTTTCTTTAATTTCAAAATATTGTTTCATCATTGGTGACAATTCAGCCATACTCTCACTTCCTTTCTAAATAGATATTAATTAGCCACAACTGCTACAGCCACTACAGTCACCACTACAACCTTGGTGTACATCAGTTGTTTCAGGATCTTCACCATTAGCTGAGTTTGTAATAATAGCAGCTACTCTACCTACAATCTTGTCAAGTTCTGACTTTGCTTCATTATAAGCAATCATATGCTCATTCTGCATAATCTTGCCGTAGATTTCACGCATTTCGTTATTGAAGTTTTGAATCTTTTCTTGGTCTCTGTCTTTCTTCATACCTTCTTCATTAATTGCAATTCTCTTTAAGTTGAATTCACCGATTAAATCTTGAAGTTCTTTATCTGCATCAGATGCAATTCTTTCACTTTCCATCTTAGCATAACATTCTTCTTCTTGAAGAAGTTTACCGATTTCTCTTGCCATAGAAACAATTTTTTCTTCCATTGTTATTCTCCTTTATATTAACTTACCTTTTAAAATCCAGTTTCTTGCTTCAGTAATTTCAGCAGTTTGGAATGTACCGATTAAGTTTTCATCACCGTCACATTCAACAATAATATTGCCTGAATTTCTACACTGAAGTTTATTATTCTTCTTGTTTACACTTTCAACAAGAATTTTTTCTTTCTTACCTACCATAGAGGCACAACGCTTTGCAGCAATTTCTTCTTGAACTGCAAGTAGTTCTTGAAACCACTTTGACTTTTCCTCAGCAGGAATTGGGTCATCCATTTTAGCAGCAGGTGTACCTACTCTTGGTGAGTAAATAAAAGTAAATAGTGAAGTAAATTCTACTTCTCTGATTAATGACAAAGTTTCCTTGAAATCTTCATAAGTTTCTCCTGGGAAACCAACAATAATATCGCTTGTTAAAGAAAGATTAGGAATCTTTTCTTTAGCATAATTGATAATTTCAAGATACTTCTTTCTGTCATAATGTCTATTCATCTTCTTTAGAATTCTATCAGAACCACTTTGGAATGGTAGATGAAGATGAGTACTGATA from Ruminococcus bovis encodes the following:
- the mutS gene encoding DNA mismatch repair protein MutS; this translates as MAELSPMMKQYFEIKEKNKDSILFFRLGDFYEMFFDDAKLASRELDLTLTGRDCGQKERAPMCGVPFHSCESYIARLVQKGYKVAICEQTEDPAKAKGLVKRDIIRVITPGTVIESGMLDEGKNNFISSAFMANKKIGLSFCDISTGELFITEISGEDLQDQLQDQLISYNPREILIGGEIVNFKTLPNFIKEKLSASVEMLTDDEFGYSICLDAMKNQFKENDVNSIKDKKEMVSSVGALLSYLKVTQITGYERINTFEVYNENQYMNLDYNTRRNLELTRTMMNKEKKGSLIWLLDKTKTAMGKRLLRYWLEHPLLNIGTILNRQSAIADLVDDTVQRLEITESLIGIFDIERLMTKIVYGNANARELRSLCGAFENLPQIKNLISKFDSSLMRKLTEDIDPLEDIHQLIDTAIEEEPPFSVREGGLIKEGYNEELDAVRSDMNNSTSLLAQIELEQKEKTGIPKLKVGYNRVFGYYIEVTNSYKDKVPEEYIRKQTLTNCERYITQELKDLEGRILGAKDRSFGMEYAIFDEIRKVVANNLDRIEKTAKAIATLDVLTSLANVASDNNYTRPEVNQSSKIILKDSRHPVVEALLSGAPFVPNDVTLDNDSNRVAIITGPNMAGKSTYMRQVALIVLMAQMGSFVPASYAEIGVVDSIFTRVGASDDLASGQSTFMVEMNEVANIVKKATKNSLLILDEIGRGTSTYDGMSIARAVLEFVADKKKLGAKALFATHYHELTVMENLLDGVKNYNIAVKKRGDDITFLRRIIPGGADDSYGIEVAKLAGLPDWIIKRAKEILKELTSGKTDDKETFANISPHSSEDDMQLNLLDTASNAVTDKLKSVDVNTLTPIEAMNLLYELNNMI
- a CDS encoding YlbF family regulator, which produces MEEKIVSMAREIGKLLQEEECYAKMESERIASDADKELQDLIGEFNLKRIAINEEGMKKDRDQEKIQNFNNEMREIYGKIMQNEHMIAYNEAKSELDKIVGRVAAIITNSANGEDPETTDVHQGCSGDCSGCSSCG